DNA from Amorphoplanes friuliensis DSM 7358:
GGCCGAGCGGATCCGGGCGGAGGCCGAGGCCCACGCCCACGACGGCATCCGCGACTTCGAGATCGCGCTGGCCGCCCGCCGCGCCGACGAGGAAAAAGCCGACGTCGCCCGGCGTGCCGCCGCCGAGAAGTCGCTGGCGACCAGCCGTCAGGCCGCCGAGCAGCTGCGCGCGGAGGCCGAGTCCACGCTCGCCCGCGCCCGTTCGGAGGCCCAGCAGCTCACCGAGCGCACCGCGCAGGAGTCCCAGCGGGCCCGCGCCGAGGCCGACGGTTACGTCAAGTCGACCCGGATGCAGGCCGACCAGGAGCTCAAGGCGCTGCGGGACAAGACCCAGCAGGACGTCGCCAAGCTGCGCGCGGACGCCGAGCGGGAGCGCGCCGAGCTCAAGGCGACCGTCGACCGCGAGGTCGCCCAGCGCCGCCAGGAGCTGACGCAGGAGCTGACCCAGATGCGGTCCGCCGTCGAGAAGCAGTGCGCCGACCTGCGCAGCGAGGCCGACAAATATGCGGAGGAGGTGCTGCGCCGCTCCGACGAGCAGGCCACCGCCATCCGCAAGGAGATCGCCGCTCAGCAGGACAAGATCGCCGGCGCCGGCCGGGATCTCGCGGCGGCGCAGGCCAAGACCGCCGAGGCCGAGAAGAAGGTCGCCGAGGCGAACGCCCGCGCGAAGGCCGCCGAGACCGAGGCGGAACGCATGCAGCAGCGCCTGGCCGACGTGAAGAAGGAGCTCGAGGCCGAGCTCGTGCACGTCGCCGAGGCGAAGCGGGCGGGTGAGGCCGCGGAGCGCCGCGCCACCGACGTCCGCCGCCAGGTGCAAAAGGAGGCCAAGCGGGTCGCCGAGCTCGCCGCCGCCGCGGTCCTGGCTGCGGCTGCCTCGCCCGACGGCGAGGACGATTACGACGACGAGGATCTGTCGTCGCCCAGTGTGGCCGCGGCAGCCGCCTCGGTCGCGCCGGTGGCCACCGGTCACGCCGCTGTTGTTCCGCCGTCGTCCGCACCGCAGACCACCACCTCGGGCGGCGGCCAGCACGCGGCTCCCGAGAAGGCCTCCACGACCACGGACAAGGCCGCGACGCCTGCATCGGGCCCGGCCACTCCGGCTGCAGCGGCCGCACCGGCCAAGGTGACCGCCTCGGCGAAGGTGACGGCCCGGCCGACCGACAGCCGCGTCGGCGTCGACGCCGACTGAGCAGGAGCACTTCACTCCCGGCGGGTGGCGGCACGGGGTCCGTACCGCTAAATTGCCCGCCGGGAAGTTCGTTCACCGTCCCGGTCGCCGACCGCCGCACGGACCTCCCGATGGTCCCCTGTGGAGGTTCCGGTGACGGCCGACGACAGCCCGGCGGAGGCGGAAGCCGTGCACCCGCCGGCCGACGACCCCGAGCCGTCCGCGGACGCCCCTGAGGAGCCGAAGGGCCCCGGTCAGTTCGGGCGTCCCGGTCCGCCGCTCAGCCGGCGTAACCCGTTCCTGATCGGCCTCCTGGGTGGGCTCGGGCTCATCACCGCGTACGGGATCTTCCTCGGTCTGCGCAACGCGGCCTCGATCCTGGTCCTGATCTTCATCGCGCTGTTCCTGGCGATCGGGCTCAACCCGGCGGTGACCCGGCTGCGCGCGTGGGGGCTGCCGCGCGGGCCGGCCGTGGCCGTGCTGGCCCTGGGCATCGTGCTACTGCTCTGCGGCGGGGTGTTCGCGCTGGTGCCGCCGCTGGTGACCCAGACCGGGCAGCTGATCCAGAACGTCCCGAGTTTCATCGAGAGTCTCCAGCGCAACGAGACCGTCAACGACCTGGTCCAGCGGTACGACGTCCTGAGCAAGGTCCAGAGCGCGCTGAACGCGGGCACGGTCACGAACGCCCTGGGCGGTGTGGTCGGCGGCGCGAGGCTGCTCTTCGGCACGATCTTCAACGTCCTGACCGTGATCGTGCTGGTCATCTACTTCATGGCGGCCTTCGACCGGATCAAGGAAGGCGGGTACGCCCTGGTCCCGCGCAGCCGCCGCGACCGGGTACGCCTGCTCACCGACGAGATCCTCAGCAAGGTCGGCGCGTACATGGTCGGCGCCATCGCCATCGCGGTGCTGGCAGGTCTCAGCACCTGGGTCTTCGCGATGATCGTCGGCCTGGCCTACCCGTTCGCGCTGGCCGTGGTGGTGGCCGTCTGCGACCTGATCCCGCAGATCGGTGCCACCCTGGGTGCGGTGATCGTCAGCCTGGTCGGCTTCGCCTCGTCGCTGACCACCGGGATCGTCTGCCTCGTGTTCTTCCTGATCTATCAGCAGGTGGAGAACTACCTGATCTACCCCAACGTGATGCGGCGCTCGGTCAAGGTCAGCGACGTGGCCGCCGTGACAGCGGCGCTGCTGGGAGTGGGCCTCTTCGGCGTCATCGGCGCCCTGATCGCCATCCCGATGGTGGCGGCGATCCAGCTGATCGTGCGCGAGGTCGTGAACCCCAGCATGGAGGAGAAGTAGCGGTCAGTCCCGGAGAGGCTTGGGCACCGGGACGTCCGAGAACGCCGCGACCGTGCGGTTCGCGTAGGCGTTCATGTCACCGGACTCCATCGGACCGTCCCAGGTGCGGGGCAGCGGCACCTCGACATCGGGCGCGACCCGGCGCACGACCTCGTCCAGCACGGTCTCGGCGTCACCCACCCACAGGTGCTTGGCGCCCGGCACCCCGACAACCTCGGCCTGCGGGATCGCGGCGAATCGTTCGCGGGCCTCCGGCGGGCGCAGGTAGTCGTCGAACTCCGGCACCAGCGCGGTGACCGGCTTGCCGCTGCCGCCCCAGGCGGTCAGGTGCGACTCCGACAAGAAGCGCAGCGGCGGCGACAGCAGGATCGCGCCCGTGACGGCCGGGTCCAGGCCGTGCATCAGCGTGAGGTCGGTGCCGAACGACCAGCCGAGCAACCAGATGTTCGGCAGGTCCTGGAACTCGGCGTACTCGATGGCCGCCGCGACGTCGTACTTCTCCTCGACGGCCGACGAGAACTCGCCCTCGCTGGTGCCGCGCACACTCGACGTGCCGCGGGTGTTGAAGCGGAGCACCGCCAGCCCCGCCAGCGCCGGGAGACGCCAGGCGGCCTTGCGAAAGACGTGGCTGTCCATCATCCCGCCGTGGGTGGGCAGCGGGTGCAGGCAGACCAGGGTGGCGACCGGCTCACCGGACTCCGGGCGGGCCAGCTCGCCGACCAGGGTCAGTCCGTCGGCGGTGTGGAGTTCGATGTCCTCACGGTGCGCCGGCAGGACGGAGTTGGCACGGATCTGATTGGTCACGGTCGTCATCCTCGCCCATAGCGTGGTGCGTTGCGGGAGCGTTCCACCGTCGGGCCGCGGCGGTCGCGGGCCCGCCAGCAGCCCGTGTGCCAGTGGCGGCGGTCGCTCTCGTCGCCCCGGTCGTCGGCCGGCCAGGCCACGATGTGCGCGACACCCGGGCGGATCTCCTGCATGCAACCAGGACATTTGTACGTCTTGGTCGCCGCGCCGCCGAAGATCGACCGGACCATCCACTCGCCGTCCTGATACTGCTGGACACCCTCGATGCCACGACGGCTGCCCTCCTCGCGCAGCGCAGGTGCTTCTGCGTCGCGACGGGGGCGATTACGGCGAGGACTCACGACAATCAAGCGTACGTGTGAGGTACGGCACGGTGAATGCGACCTAGACTCACGTTCATGACGGCTACCCGTACACCCGGCATGCCCGTGGTCGAGGACGGCTTCCTCGTCTCGACCAGCCCTGCGACCGGTGCCGAGGCGGGCCGCCTCCCGGTCTCGGACGCCGAGGCGGTCGGTGCGACCGTCGACCGCGCGCGGACAGCGGGCGCCTGGTGGGCCTCACTCGGCTTCGACGAGCGCAAGGTGCGGCTGCTGCGCTGGCGGGCACTGCTCGCCGAGCGCATCGAGGAACTGGCCGAGCTCACCCGGGCCGAGACGGGCAAGCCGCTCGCCGATGCCATCGTCGAGGCGACCGCGGCGATCGAGCACATCGACTGGGCCGCCCGGAACGCCAAGCGGGTGCTCGGCCCTCGCCGCACGAAGACCCGGCTGCTGGTCGCGGAGCACTCCGGCCACCTGGAATACCAGCCGTACGGCGTGATCGGCGTGATCGGCCCGTGGAACTACCCGATCCTGACGCCGCTCGGACCGATCAGCGGCGCGCTGGCCGCGGGCAACGCGGTGGTGCTGAAGCCCAGCGAGTACACCCCGGCGGTCGGTCAGTGGCTGGCCGACAGCTTCGCCGAGGTCGTGACCGAGCAGCCGGTGTTCCAGACGGTGCACGGGCTGGGTGACGTCGGCGCCGCGCTGTGCCGTTCCGGTGTCGGCAAGGTCGCCTTCACCGGCTCGACCGCCACCGCGAAGAAGGTCATGGCCGCCTGCGCGGAGACCCTGACACCGGTGGTCATCGAGGCGGGCGGCAAGGACGCGCTCATCGTCGACGCCGACGCGGATGTCACCGCCGCCGCCGAGGCCGCCGTCTGGGGCGCGATGACCAACGCCGGGCAGACCTGCATCGGCATCGAGCGGGCGTACGCCGTCGCACCGGTCTATGACGCGTTCGTGGCCGCCGTCGTGGAGAAGGCCGGCAAGCTGCGGCTCGGCGAGGAGATCGGCCCGATCACCATGCCCGGGCAGGTCGACATCATCCGCCGCCACATCGACGACGCCCTCGCGAGCGGTGGCCGGGCGGTGCTCGGTGGCGCCGACGCGGTCCAGCCGCCGAACGTCGCGCCGACCGTGCTCGTGGACGTTCCCGAGGACTCCGCCGCCATCCGCGAGGAGACCTTCGGCCCGACCCTGACCATCACCCGGGTCGCCGACGCCGACGAGGCGATCACCAAGGCCAATGCCCTCCCGTACGGCCTGGGTGGCGCCGTCTTCGGCAAGGCCAACGGCATCCGGATCGCCCGGCGGCTGCACACCGGCATGGTCGCGGTGAACTCGACACTGAGCTTCGTCGGCATGGCCACGCTGCCCTTCGGTGGTGTCGGCGACTCCGGTTTCGGCCGCATCCACGGCGAGGACGGGCTGCGCGAGTTCGGCCGGGCGAAGTCCATCACCGTGCGCCGGGCGCCGTCGCTGCTGCCCGCGATGACCTTCGAGCGGACACCCGCGCAGGTGCAGCGCATCGTCAAGGCGGTCAAGCTGCTGTACGGCCGCCGCCCCTGACCGCGTTTGCTAGCGTCACCCGGTGGATCATTCCGCGATCGAGGTCCGCGACCTGTCCGTGAGCTACGGCTCCACGCCCGTGCTGGTGGACGTCCAGCTGACCGTGCCGGTCGGTGCGGGCGTGTGCGTGACCGGGGAGAACGGCATCGGCAAGTCGACACTGCTGCGCTGCATCTCCAGCCTGCAGAAGGCCGACGCCGGTGAGATCGAGGTCTTCGGCGGCCCGCCCGGGTCCACACCGGAGTTCTGGCGTGCCGTGGTCACCACCGTCGAGCCTCCGACCTGGTACCCGGGCCTGACCGCCCGCGAGCACGCCGAACTGGTCTGTCGCGCGCACGGCCTGAGCCCGGAGGACGCCGGCCTCGACGAGTCGCTGGAACGCTTCGGGATCGCCTCGCACGCCGACGCCATCCCGCCGTCGCTCTCGTCGGGCCAGAAGCAGCGGCTGACACTCGCCCTGGCGCTGCTGCGGCCGAGCAAGCTGCTGATCCTCGACGAGCCCGAGCAGCGCCTCGACCCCGACGGCCGCGCGATGGTGGCCGGCCTGCTGAGCGACTACCTGGCCGGCGGTGGCACCGTGCTGATGGCCAGCCACGACGACACGTTCGCGGCGGCGGCCGGCACCGGCCTGGTGAGCATGGCCGACCTGCACGCCGCCGGCCTCCCGTGACCGCCACCGCCCACCCGGTCAGCGTCGCGGAGCTGCGGCGCTGGTTACGCCGCACCCAGTCCGCGCACCGCGAGCGCGGCGAGACCCTCGGCAACGTCTACTTCGCCGTGCTGTTCGTGCTGATCGTCGGCGGCATCGTGCACAAGCAGATCCTCGCCGTCGTCTGGCCCGCCGAGGCGAACGCGTCCGAACTGGCCGGGTACTCCCTGATGCTGGTCCTGACCGGCGGGCTCTACCTGACCCTGCGCCGGCTCGGCCCGCTCGCGCTGAGCCGGCCGGCCGCCTCCTGGCTGCTCACGGCACCGGTGAGCCGACGGCGGCTGTTGCTCCCCTCCCTCTGGGTGGCCCTGATCGGTGCCGCCGTCGCGGGTGCGGCCGGTGGGCTGACCGTCCTCGGCCACGTCGCCGCCCGGCCGGTGCCGGGTGCGGACGGGCTGCTCCCGCTGGTCGGTTCCCTGCTCGGGGGTGCGTTGCTGCTGGTCGCGCTGGGCGCTCAGGCCGAACGCCGGTGGTCGTCCTGGTCGGACCGTGCGGCGTCCGTGCTGGTGGCGGCCGGGCTGGCCGGGTTGCTCGCCGACTCGGCGCTGGGTGCGCCGCGCGCGGAGCCCGGATGGCCCGCCGAGCCGGTCGTCACCACGCTGGCGGTCGCACTCCTGGTGCTCGTCGTGGGGCTCCTCCTGGCGGCCGTCCGCCGGCTCGCCGGCACCCCGAACGAGCGGATCCTGGAGGCGTCCAAGACCGCCGGCACCCTGTTCGACTCGGCGTACGGCGTGGAGCCGTCCTTCATCACCGAGATGGTCGAGCGCCGCTACTGGGCCCATCGCAAGCTCAGGTCCCGCCGGCTGTGGCACCGCGTTCCCGTGCTCGTGGCGCAGGACCTGCTGATGCTGCGCCGCCGCCCGGGCCGGGTGCTGTGGGTCGCCGCCGCGGCCACCCTGCCGGTCCTGCTGGGCAACGCTCCCGGCTGGGTCGTCGGCCTCGCCGTGCTGGCCGGCGGTCTGCTGCCCGGTGGTGTGACGGCCGGGACGATCCGGACCGACGCCGGCAACCCGTTCATGCTGCGGCTCCTCGGCCTCAGCTCGTACGAGGCCATCAAGCAGCGACTCTGGGTGCCCGGTGTGCTCTCCGGCCTCTGGTACGCCGTTGCGCTGGGTCTCCTCCAGGCGCTCGGTGACCTGCCGGCCGGACCGTGGTGGGCGCTGGGTCTGGCGCTGGGCCCGGTGGGCGCGGCGGCGACGATGCGCCGCTCCCGGGTCGGTTTTGTCGACAACGGGCTGATGCCGCTGGACACCCCGATGGGCTCGATGTCGACCGGCCCGGTGCTCAACGCCGTCGCCGGGCTCGACGTGCTGCTGCTCGGGCTGCCGGTGATCGTGCTGATCGCCGTGGGCGAACCGCTGACCTGGACCGGCGTCCTCGTCCAGATCGCCCTGGGAGTGCTCGGCGCCCGGGCCTATCTGCACGCGACCACCGAGAAGGACCGCGTCGAGCTGAGCGGACGCTAGAAGAGCGTCAGCTCGTTGCGTTCCATGCCGCGCAGCTTGTCGTAATCGACGACCACACAGCGGATGCCGCGGTCGGTCGCCAGCACCCGCGCCTGCGGCTTGATCTCCTGCGCCGCGAAGACACCCTGCACCGGGGAGAGCAGCGGGTCGCGGTTCATCAGCTCGAGATAACGGGTGAGCTGCTCGACACCGTCGATGTCGCCGCGCCGCTTGATCTCGACCGCCACCGCACCGCCGGCGGCGTCGCGGCAGAGCAGGTCGACCGGGCCGATGGCGGTCATGTACTCGCGGCGGACCAGGGTCCAGCCCTCACCGAAGGTCGACGGGTGGGCGGCCAGCAGCTCCTGCAGGTGCGCCTCGACGCCGTCCTTGACCAGGCCGGGATCGACACCCAGCTCGTACGAGGTGTCCTGGAAGATCTCCTCCA
Protein-coding regions in this window:
- a CDS encoding AI-2E family transporter, which codes for MHPPADDPEPSADAPEEPKGPGQFGRPGPPLSRRNPFLIGLLGGLGLITAYGIFLGLRNAASILVLIFIALFLAIGLNPAVTRLRAWGLPRGPAVAVLALGIVLLLCGGVFALVPPLVTQTGQLIQNVPSFIESLQRNETVNDLVQRYDVLSKVQSALNAGTVTNALGGVVGGARLLFGTIFNVLTVIVLVIYFMAAFDRIKEGGYALVPRSRRDRVRLLTDEILSKVGAYMVGAIAIAVLAGLSTWVFAMIVGLAYPFALAVVVAVCDLIPQIGATLGAVIVSLVGFASSLTTGIVCLVFFLIYQQVENYLIYPNVMRRSVKVSDVAAVTAALLGVGLFGVIGALIAIPMVAAIQLIVREVVNPSMEEK
- a CDS encoding alpha/beta hydrolase, which produces MTNQIRANSVLPAHREDIELHTADGLTLVGELARPESGEPVATLVCLHPLPTHGGMMDSHVFRKAAWRLPALAGLAVLRFNTRGTSSVRGTSEGEFSSAVEEKYDVAAAIEYAEFQDLPNIWLLGWSFGTDLTLMHGLDPAVTGAILLSPPLRFLSESHLTAWGGSGKPVTALVPEFDDYLRPPEARERFAAIPQAEVVGVPGAKHLWVGDAETVLDEVVRRVAPDVEVPLPRTWDGPMESGDMNAYANRTVAAFSDVPVPKPLRD
- a CDS encoding aldehyde dehydrogenase family protein, translated to MTATRTPGMPVVEDGFLVSTSPATGAEAGRLPVSDAEAVGATVDRARTAGAWWASLGFDERKVRLLRWRALLAERIEELAELTRAETGKPLADAIVEATAAIEHIDWAARNAKRVLGPRRTKTRLLVAEHSGHLEYQPYGVIGVIGPWNYPILTPLGPISGALAAGNAVVLKPSEYTPAVGQWLADSFAEVVTEQPVFQTVHGLGDVGAALCRSGVGKVAFTGSTATAKKVMAACAETLTPVVIEAGGKDALIVDADADVTAAAEAAVWGAMTNAGQTCIGIERAYAVAPVYDAFVAAVVEKAGKLRLGEEIGPITMPGQVDIIRRHIDDALASGGRAVLGGADAVQPPNVAPTVLVDVPEDSAAIREETFGPTLTITRVADADEAITKANALPYGLGGAVFGKANGIRIARRLHTGMVAVNSTLSFVGMATLPFGGVGDSGFGRIHGEDGLREFGRAKSITVRRAPSLLPAMTFERTPAQVQRIVKAVKLLYGRRP
- a CDS encoding ABC transporter ATP-binding protein — protein: MDHSAIEVRDLSVSYGSTPVLVDVQLTVPVGAGVCVTGENGIGKSTLLRCISSLQKADAGEIEVFGGPPGSTPEFWRAVVTTVEPPTWYPGLTAREHAELVCRAHGLSPEDAGLDESLERFGIASHADAIPPSLSSGQKQRLTLALALLRPSKLLILDEPEQRLDPDGRAMVAGLLSDYLAGGGTVLMASHDDTFAAAAGTGLVSMADLHAAGLP
- a CDS encoding DUF6297 family protein, translating into MTATAHPVSVAELRRWLRRTQSAHRERGETLGNVYFAVLFVLIVGGIVHKQILAVVWPAEANASELAGYSLMLVLTGGLYLTLRRLGPLALSRPAASWLLTAPVSRRRLLLPSLWVALIGAAVAGAAGGLTVLGHVAARPVPGADGLLPLVGSLLGGALLLVALGAQAERRWSSWSDRAASVLVAAGLAGLLADSALGAPRAEPGWPAEPVVTTLAVALLVLVVGLLLAAVRRLAGTPNERILEASKTAGTLFDSAYGVEPSFITEMVERRYWAHRKLRSRRLWHRVPVLVAQDLLMLRRRPGRVLWVAAAATLPVLLGNAPGWVVGLAVLAGGLLPGGVTAGTIRTDAGNPFMLRLLGLSSYEAIKQRLWVPGVLSGLWYAVALGLLQALGDLPAGPWWALGLALGPVGAAATMRRSRVGFVDNGLMPLDTPMGSMSTGPVLNAVAGLDVLLLGLPVIVLIAVGEPLTWTGVLVQIALGVLGARAYLHATTEKDRVELSGR
- the nucS gene encoding endonuclease NucS; translation: MRLVIAKCSVDYVGRLSAHLPPATRLLMVKADGSVSIHADDRAYKPLNWMSPPCKLQEAPGVWKVVNKAGEELRITLEEIFQDTSYELGVDPGLVKDGVEAHLQELLAAHPSTFGEGWTLVRREYMTAIGPVDLLCRDAAGGAVAVEIKRRGDIDGVEQLTRYLELMNRDPLLSPVQGVFAAQEIKPQARVLATDRGIRCVVVDYDKLRGMERNELTLF